A single window of Anaerobaca lacustris DNA harbors:
- a CDS encoding carbon starvation CstA family protein encodes MDALWLMLICGVGYVVAYCTYGRFLARRIFKLRPEAAVPSRELQDGIDYVPTRRGIIFGHHFTSIAGTGPIVGPAIGVIWGWLPALLWVTVGCIFMGAVHDLGALVVSMRNEGKSISETAAKYINARVRFIFFAIVFLTLLLVIAVFGVVIAVVFARFPSSVAAVWLQIPIAVILGWAVYKKGASVPVATAVAVAAMYATVWLGSRLPFEMREIAGMPATGSWTILLLIYAWIASTLPVTVLLQPRDYINAWQLFIMMSLLALGVAWTSLSGGLPMVAPAVDLSPAGAPPIWPFLFITIACGAVSGFHSLVASGTSPKQVATEPDAQFVGYGSMLLEGALAVLILICVGAGIAMVYTTSDGQLLTGFDAWHRHYSSWSTASGMAANLTAVVVGAANMMGRLGVPETVGIALMGVFIASFAGTTLDTATRIQRYVIGELAGDLRIPFASNRWVATTVAVVTAAALAFATGADGKGALALWPLFGSANQLLASLALLVVTLYLKRKGGRKFLVAAIPCVIMLVVTNWAMILNERTYIRDENWLLAVIGAGIFALALWMTIEAAIAFGSARAEGETAGAS; translated from the coding sequence ATGGATGCGCTTTGGTTGATGTTGATTTGTGGGGTCGGGTACGTGGTTGCTTACTGCACGTACGGGCGGTTTCTGGCGCGGAGGATATTCAAGCTCCGGCCGGAGGCGGCGGTGCCGAGCCGGGAATTGCAGGACGGGATCGACTACGTACCCACGCGGCGGGGCATCATCTTCGGGCATCACTTCACCTCGATCGCCGGGACCGGTCCCATCGTCGGGCCGGCCATCGGCGTCATCTGGGGCTGGCTGCCCGCGCTGCTCTGGGTCACCGTCGGCTGCATCTTCATGGGGGCCGTCCACGACCTCGGGGCCCTGGTCGTCTCGATGCGCAACGAGGGTAAGAGCATCTCCGAGACAGCAGCCAAGTACATCAACGCCCGCGTCCGCTTCATCTTCTTCGCCATCGTCTTCCTGACCCTGCTGCTGGTGATCGCGGTCTTCGGCGTGGTGATCGCGGTGGTCTTCGCGCGGTTCCCCAGTTCGGTTGCCGCCGTGTGGCTGCAGATCCCGATCGCCGTGATATTGGGGTGGGCGGTCTACAAGAAAGGCGCGAGCGTGCCGGTCGCGACGGCGGTGGCGGTGGCGGCGATGTACGCCACCGTCTGGCTGGGCAGCAGGCTGCCGTTCGAGATGCGCGAGATCGCCGGCATGCCGGCGACGGGCAGCTGGACGATCCTTCTGCTGATCTACGCCTGGATCGCCTCGACGCTGCCGGTGACGGTGCTGCTCCAGCCACGAGACTATATCAACGCCTGGCAGTTGTTCATCATGATGAGTTTGCTGGCGCTGGGCGTGGCCTGGACGAGCCTGTCGGGTGGCCTGCCGATGGTCGCTCCCGCGGTCGATCTGTCGCCGGCGGGTGCCCCACCGATCTGGCCGTTCCTGTTCATCACGATCGCCTGCGGCGCCGTCAGCGGGTTCCATTCGCTGGTGGCATCGGGGACCAGTCCCAAGCAAGTCGCCACCGAGCCGGACGCCCAGTTCGTGGGCTACGGCTCGATGTTGCTCGAGGGGGCCTTGGCCGTGCTGATCCTGATCTGCGTCGGGGCGGGTATTGCGATGGTGTATACGACCTCCGACGGCCAACTCCTGACCGGCTTCGACGCGTGGCACCGGCACTATTCGTCGTGGTCCACGGCTTCGGGGATGGCCGCCAACCTCACAGCGGTCGTGGTCGGTGCGGCCAATATGATGGGCCGCCTCGGCGTGCCGGAGACGGTGGGCATCGCTCTGATGGGCGTCTTCATCGCGTCGTTCGCCGGCACGACGCTCGACACCGCCACGCGGATTCAGCGGTACGTCATCGGCGAGCTGGCCGGCGACCTGCGAATCCCGTTTGCGTCCAACCGATGGGTCGCCACGACGGTGGCCGTGGTCACGGCGGCGGCCTTGGCCTTCGCCACCGGGGCCGACGGCAAGGGCGCCCTGGCCCTGTGGCCGCTGTTCGGCAGCGCCAATCAGCTCCTGGCGTCGCTGGCCCTGCTCGTGGTCACGCTGTACCTCAAGCGAAAAGGCGGACGGAAGTTCCTCGTTGCCGCCATTCCCTGCGTCATCATGCTGGTCGTGACCAACTGGGCGATGATTCTGAACGAGCGGACCTACATCCGCGACGAGAACTGGCTTCTTGCGGTCATCGGGGCAGGCATCTTCGCGCTGGCCCTGTGGATGACCATCGAAGCGGCGATCGCCTTCGGCAGTGCCAGGGCGGAAGGCGAAACCGCAGGCGCGTCATAG
- a CDS encoding PDDEXK nuclease domain-containing protein: MRKQPVSAKRAVEGPKTTASEYGRLLAEIRERVRSAQYEALRVVNKELVALYWDIGRMIVERQKDAVHGAAIAERLAEDLRGEFPGMGGFSRRNIFYMREFYTVYRGNRKVQPLVAQIAWTHNLVIIQRCKDPLEREFYIRMTRKFGWSKNALIHHIENQSYEKTLLGQTNFDQAVTPERRAQAKLAVKDDYTFDFLELGEPHAERELERAMVSRIEGFLQVMGGLFAFVGRQYRLEVDGREYSVDLLLFHRRLRCLVAVELKVGEFEPEHVGKMQFYLAALDDRAREEDENPSIGIILCKEKRRTIVEYALRDARRPIGVATYRIIRRLPRELKGQLPSPEQIGNLLEDLA; the protein is encoded by the coding sequence ATGAGGAAGCAGCCGGTGTCCGCGAAGCGCGCCGTGGAAGGGCCGAAGACCACCGCGTCGGAATACGGACGACTCCTGGCGGAAATCAGGGAGCGGGTTCGCTCGGCACAATATGAGGCCCTGCGAGTCGTCAATAAGGAACTGGTGGCCCTCTACTGGGACATCGGACGGATGATCGTCGAACGGCAGAAGGATGCCGTGCATGGTGCCGCGATTGCAGAACGACTGGCGGAGGATTTACGCGGTGAGTTTCCCGGCATGGGCGGGTTCTCCCGTCGCAACATCTTCTACATGCGCGAATTCTACACGGTCTATCGTGGCAATCGAAAAGTGCAACCACTGGTTGCACAAATTGCCTGGACGCACAATCTGGTCATCATCCAGCGGTGCAAGGACCCTCTCGAACGCGAGTTCTATATTCGGATGACCCGCAAGTTCGGCTGGTCCAAGAATGCCTTGATCCATCACATCGAGAACCAGTCGTACGAGAAGACCCTGCTCGGTCAGACCAATTTCGATCAAGCGGTCACGCCGGAACGGCGCGCGCAGGCCAAACTGGCGGTGAAAGACGACTACACGTTCGACTTCCTTGAGCTGGGCGAACCGCACGCCGAACGTGAACTGGAGCGGGCCATGGTCTCGCGCATCGAGGGATTCCTGCAAGTCATGGGCGGCCTGTTCGCATTCGTCGGTCGTCAATATCGCCTTGAGGTGGACGGACGGGAATACTCCGTCGATTTGCTGCTCTTTCACCGACGGCTGCGATGCCTCGTGGCGGTCGAGCTGAAGGTGGGCGAGTTCGAGCCGGAACACGTGGGCAAGATGCAGTTCTACCTCGCGGCACTCGACGACCGGGCGCGCGAGGAGGATGAGAATCCGTCCATCGGAATCATCCTGTGCAAAGAGAAACGGCGGACCATTGTGGAATACGCCCTGCGCGATGCGCGACGACCCATCGGCGTCGCCACGTACCGGATCATCAGGCGTCTGCCCAGGGAGTTGAAGGGTCAACTCCCCTCGCCCGAGCAGATCGGCAACCTGCTGGAGGATCTCGCGTGA
- a CDS encoding dihydrofolate reductase family protein: MKTQYYTATSLDGFIATEEDSLEWLFPLGDLRDSGYPEFIGEVGALGMGSATYEWMLRHAKTVAAETGSSWPYAQPAWVFTRRALPPIEGADIRFVKGDVRDVHAQMRAAAGAKNIWIVGGGDLAGQFYDANLLDEIIVQIGSATLGKGKPLFPRRVYHPKLRLVSVRQIGSGMAELRYEVCKG, translated from the coding sequence ATGAAAACGCAGTACTACACAGCTACAAGTCTTGATGGGTTCATCGCCACCGAGGAAGACTCATTAGAGTGGCTGTTTCCGCTTGGCGACCTGAGGGATTCCGGCTATCCGGAATTCATTGGTGAAGTAGGTGCGCTGGGGATGGGTTCAGCGACCTACGAATGGATGCTGCGCCACGCCAAGACGGTGGCGGCGGAAACAGGATCGTCGTGGCCGTACGCTCAGCCGGCATGGGTATTCACCCGTCGGGCGCTTCCTCCGATCGAGGGTGCGGACATACGATTTGTCAAGGGTGACGTGCGGGACGTTCATGCCCAAATGCGAGCGGCTGCAGGCGCCAAGAACATCTGGATCGTTGGAGGTGGAGATTTGGCGGGCCAGTTCTACGATGCGAACCTGTTGGATGAGATCATCGTGCAGATTGGATCGGCTACATTGGGCAAGGGTAAGCCGTTGTTTCCTCGGCGGGTGTACCATCCGAAGCTGCGACTGGTATCTGTCCGTCAGATCGGCAGTGGCATGGCCGAGTTGCGATATGAAGTGTGCAAGGGGTGA
- a CDS encoding nucleotidyltransferase domain-containing protein, translating into MVRVSEQLIEEMVRTIVDEVDPQRIYLFGSSVRGGQTADSDVDFLIVEDEGFGPGRNRWSELKRIRKALRPFRVPKDILVYSQQEFETWERSVNHIVAQAAREGKLLYERS; encoded by the coding sequence GTGGTGCGTGTATCGGAGCAACTGATTGAAGAAATGGTTCGGACGATCGTGGACGAGGTCGATCCGCAACGCATCTATCTCTTCGGATCGTCCGTGCGCGGGGGCCAGACCGCCGACTCCGACGTCGATTTCCTGATTGTCGAAGATGAAGGGTTCGGGCCTGGCCGCAATCGCTGGTCCGAACTGAAGCGCATCCGCAAGGCCCTGCGCCCGTTTCGCGTCCCGAAGGACATCCTCGTCTACAGCCAGCAGGAATTTGAGACGTGGGAGCGGTCGGTGAACCACATCGTCGCCCAGGCCGCCAGGGAGGGAAAGCTGCTCTATGAGAGATCCTAA
- a CDS encoding HEPN domain-containing protein: protein MRDPKQAEALLAIAERDHRALCGMEDPAVFSDEIFGFHVQQAVEKTLKAWLCCLGVPFPRTHDLDELGALLEEAGQTTPEAVAGLLEFTDFAVVFRYEAFGDMEADIDRRDAVDKIARLLQHVRKVIA from the coding sequence ATGAGAGATCCTAAGCAGGCCGAAGCCCTTCTTGCCATAGCGGAGAGAGACCATCGTGCCCTGTGCGGCATGGAGGACCCGGCGGTCTTCTCGGATGAGATTTTTGGCTTTCACGTCCAGCAGGCCGTGGAAAAGACCTTGAAGGCTTGGCTGTGCTGTCTGGGAGTGCCCTTTCCCAGGACCCACGATCTCGATGAACTGGGCGCCCTGCTTGAAGAAGCGGGCCAGACTACTCCCGAGGCTGTTGCCGGACTGCTGGAGTTCACCGATTTCGCCGTGGTCTTCCGATACGAGGCGTTTGGGGACATGGAGGCCGACATCGACAGACGCGACGCGGTTGACAAGATCGCACGTCTCTTGCAGCACGTCCGGAAGGTCATCGCGTAG
- a CDS encoding DUF6263 family protein, with product MQSMQRTVLALTLCAAGCPRIYAAEKIDLQFRPPPEQKQTYRVTATMDIATQMGPQQMLIANSRTTTLAVEPIEMADNSTVLANVRFVAIQEKSGMKGAEPGIVYDSTKPTDGSDPLASHYSAFIGECCPVTISRRGEILELGTDDLFLAVARNIMEREDDMARQRLKERASDAIMKTDQRFGSREGRRQALKKQVEAFPLMNADRIRSLVGELIVRFPDAPVQQGERWQIPLATAANTPLAMTGTCTLTAAARETCTIQISAERAMDDPPIVTATPGGKTTAKLGGTCTATVNVDPTTGLLLDSKTRMKFSGETQRHAAQQSEPMTAKMAMEGTTTVERIE from the coding sequence ATGCAATCCATGCAGAGAACCGTACTTGCCCTGACGCTTTGTGCCGCTGGGTGCCCCCGTATCTATGCCGCGGAGAAGATCGACTTGCAGTTTCGCCCCCCGCCCGAGCAGAAGCAGACATATCGGGTGACCGCCACGATGGACATCGCCACGCAGATGGGCCCCCAGCAGATGCTCATCGCCAACTCCCGGACGACCACCCTGGCGGTCGAACCCATCGAGATGGCCGACAACAGCACGGTCCTGGCCAACGTCCGTTTCGTGGCCATCCAGGAGAAGAGCGGCATGAAGGGAGCCGAGCCGGGCATCGTGTACGATTCGACCAAGCCCACCGACGGCAGCGATCCCCTGGCGAGCCACTATTCGGCCTTCATTGGTGAGTGTTGCCCCGTCACGATCTCACGCAGAGGCGAGATTCTCGAGTTGGGCACAGACGATCTGTTCCTGGCGGTCGCACGCAATATCATGGAGCGGGAGGACGACATGGCGCGCCAGCGGCTCAAGGAACGCGCCAGCGACGCCATCATGAAGACCGACCAGAGGTTTGGTTCGCGGGAGGGACGACGGCAGGCCCTGAAGAAGCAGGTCGAGGCGTTCCCCCTGATGAACGCGGACCGCATCCGCAGCCTGGTTGGCGAATTGATCGTCCGCTTTCCCGACGCGCCCGTTCAGCAAGGCGAGCGTTGGCAGATCCCGCTGGCCACTGCTGCGAATACCCCCCTCGCCATGACGGGTACCTGCACGCTGACGGCTGCGGCACGCGAGACGTGCACGATCCAAATCAGCGCCGAGCGAGCGATGGACGATCCGCCTATCGTGACGGCCACACCAGGCGGCAAGACGACGGCCAAACTGGGCGGAACCTGCACGGCCACCGTCAACGTCGATCCAACCACCGGGCTGCTGCTCGACAGCAAGACACGAATGAAGTTCAGCGGCGAAACCCAGAGGCATGCGGCTCAACAGAGCGAGCCCATGACCGCGAAGATGGCCATGGAAGGTACCACGACCGTCGAACGAATCGAATAG
- a CDS encoding HNH endonuclease, producing the protein MHRQIMDPPKGKVVDHKNRNRLDNTRINLRVCTHAENTQNARKIQGTYSR; encoded by the coding sequence ATGCACCGCCAGATCATGGACCCGCCCAAGGGCAAGGTCGTCGATCACAAAAACCGAAACCGCCTGGACAACACACGGATCAATCTGCGGGTCTGCACCCACGCCGAGAACACGCAGAACGCACGCAAGATCCAGGGCACGTACTCCCGCTAG
- a CDS encoding glycoside hydrolase family 2 protein, whose amino-acid sequence MRTAVVLFGVGVLVSMVGGAPVGASGVTHDGVTTNRRIIDLNGTWQVAEGAMDSIPGRFGHTVLVPGLIDMARPAFAGVGKKSERRQAFWYRRTLTVEGPIPDVAMLKLNKARYGTKVWLNGQLVGEHLPCFTPTYLDVKPHLKGSGQDNELIVRVGADRDALPAGQPTGWDFEKYLYIPGIYDDVALILTSEPFIRNVQVVPDIEAERVRIVAELQSSRSGSCTTVCKVSEAGSGKVVVTVERADVPFSGEGLTRLDITIPLEACRLWSPEDPFLYGLRLSTGGDEVVTRFGMRSFRFDRETGRAILNGKPYLMRGTNVCAYRFFEDAERGDKPWDRDWVRRLHERFKGMHWNSIRYCIGFPPELWYDVADEVGFLIQDEFPIWTLSEDPEKLTAEKIVPEYTEWMRERWNHPCVVIWDAQNESNTPETGKAINAVRHLDLSNRPWDNGWAEPQSEQDCVEAHPYLMIGLFNPAWGSAKVASLKDMVNVSPLPPLNEAQRKLKVPIIINEYAWLWLNRDGTPTCLTEPVYGKLLGPNSTTEERRLLFARYLAAKTEFWRSGRQCAGVLHFCGLGYSRAGDKPRPEGGATSDHFIDLEKLVFEPHFERYVGDAFAPVGVMLDYWGQDLPAGEKHEFEIVVTNDLALEREGNVRLLIRKGDALLARQEKPFRVDALGQKRLSFTQTVPYDPGLYLVMADLAVAGQEPVRSVRDLTVVAK is encoded by the coding sequence ATGAGAACGGCGGTCGTGCTTTTCGGTGTTGGCGTGTTGGTGTCGATGGTTGGTGGTGCGCCTGTAGGGGCGTCAGGAGTAACGCATGACGGCGTCACTACGAACAGGAGAATCATCGATCTGAACGGGACGTGGCAGGTGGCGGAAGGGGCGATGGACTCGATCCCGGGGCGATTCGGGCACACGGTTCTGGTGCCGGGACTGATCGACATGGCCCGTCCGGCGTTTGCCGGGGTGGGCAAGAAAAGCGAGCGGCGGCAGGCGTTCTGGTATCGGCGGACGCTCACCGTGGAGGGGCCGATTCCCGACGTCGCGATGCTCAAGCTCAACAAGGCGCGGTACGGCACAAAGGTCTGGCTCAACGGGCAACTTGTCGGCGAGCACCTGCCGTGCTTTACGCCGACGTACCTGGATGTCAAGCCGCACCTCAAGGGATCGGGACAAGACAACGAGTTGATCGTGCGCGTCGGGGCCGACCGCGACGCCCTGCCCGCCGGGCAGCCGACCGGCTGGGACTTCGAAAAGTACCTTTACATCCCCGGCATCTACGACGACGTCGCGCTGATCCTCACGAGCGAGCCGTTTATCCGAAACGTCCAAGTCGTCCCCGACATCGAGGCCGAGCGGGTGCGGATCGTCGCCGAACTGCAATCGTCGCGATCGGGCTCCTGCACGACGGTGTGCAAGGTCTCCGAGGCCGGCAGCGGCAAGGTCGTCGTTACTGTGGAGCGGGCGGATGTTCCCTTCTCCGGCGAGGGGCTGACCCGCCTGGACATCACGATCCCGCTGGAAGCTTGTCGGCTGTGGAGTCCCGAAGACCCGTTCCTCTATGGGCTTCGGCTCAGCACGGGCGGCGACGAGGTCGTAACGCGCTTCGGGATGCGGTCGTTCCGATTCGATCGCGAGACGGGCCGGGCGATCCTGAACGGAAAGCCCTATCTGATGCGGGGCACCAACGTCTGCGCGTATCGATTCTTCGAGGACGCCGAGCGTGGCGACAAGCCCTGGGACCGGGACTGGGTACGCCGCCTGCACGAGCGGTTCAAGGGCATGCACTGGAACAGCATTCGTTATTGCATCGGCTTTCCGCCGGAGTTGTGGTACGACGTCGCCGACGAGGTGGGCTTCCTGATCCAGGACGAGTTCCCCATCTGGACGCTCAGCGAGGACCCGGAGAAACTCACGGCCGAGAAGATCGTCCCCGAATACACCGAATGGATGCGCGAGCGTTGGAACCATCCGTGCGTGGTGATCTGGGACGCGCAGAACGAGAGCAACACGCCCGAGACGGGCAAGGCAATCAATGCGGTTCGGCATCTCGATCTCTCGAATCGGCCGTGGGACAACGGCTGGGCCGAGCCGCAGAGCGAGCAGGATTGCGTCGAAGCCCATCCCTATCTGATGATCGGCCTGTTCAACCCCGCCTGGGGCAGCGCGAAGGTCGCCAGTCTCAAGGACATGGTCAACGTCTCGCCGCTGCCGCCCCTGAACGAGGCCCAGCGAAAGCTCAAGGTTCCGATCATCATCAACGAATACGCCTGGCTGTGGCTCAACCGGGACGGCACGCCCACGTGCCTGACGGAGCCGGTGTATGGGAAGCTGCTCGGCCCGAACTCGACCACGGAGGAGCGGCGACTGCTCTTCGCGAGGTACCTCGCGGCCAAGACGGAGTTCTGGCGCAGCGGCCGGCAGTGCGCAGGCGTGCTGCACTTCTGCGGGCTGGGCTACTCCCGCGCCGGCGACAAGCCCCGGCCCGAAGGCGGCGCGACCAGCGACCACTTCATCGACCTGGAGAAGCTCGTCTTCGAGCCGCACTTCGAGCGGTACGTCGGCGACGCGTTTGCGCCGGTCGGGGTCATGCTCGACTACTGGGGTCAGGATCTGCCGGCCGGCGAGAAGCATGAATTCGAGATCGTCGTGACCAACGATCTGGCCCTGGAGCGGGAAGGCAACGTGCGGCTGCTAATCCGCAAGGGCGATGCGCTCCTCGCCCGCCAGGAGAAGCCGTTCAGGGTCGACGCGCTAGGCCAAAAGCGCCTTTCGTTCACACAAACCGTTCCCTACGATCCGGGCCTGTACCTCGTGATGGCCGATCTGGCGGTTGCCGGACAGGAACCGGTTCGCAGCGTTCGAGATCTGACCGTCGTAGCCAAGTAG
- a CDS encoding sulfatase-like hydrolase/transferase — translation MKDRVQTRRGFLRTAGLCAAGAALSGCTPSKRPTSGIAETPRAKPNILWITCEDISPYLGSYGDPHARTPNLDRLADEGTRYTQAFVTAPVCSPVRSCLITGVYATSLGSQHLRSTVPPPASIQPFPKRLRAAGYYCSNNEKEDYNFKDPTIWDESGPNAHWRNRRPGQPFFSVFNFVSTHQGQINGSDEEFFAKYRSKLAPEERHDRETLVLPPYYPDTPMVRNIWTRYYDLITYMDKQVGDLLAQLDTDGLSDNTIVFFYSDHGMGLPRFKRTLYDSGLRVPLIVRFGARHRSLAPSRPGRRIDRLVSSIDLPPTVLTLAGQSVPDHMQGRPFLGPQAAPPRDYIYGASSRVDEAYEMSRCVRDKRYKYIRHFMPHLPYIQPSTYCDQAEITQELRRIAASGRLTGPQKSWWEPTKPVEELYDTQADPHEMNNLIDSPDHRRTRERLRMELRAWMLRTRDVGLLPEAQMHIRAAGSTPYEIARKGGAYPQERILATAERVGIGPQALADLRVGLADDDSAVRYWAAVGLDALGPEAAPALDALENVLADPSPNVRFTAAGLLCRFGRGERALPVLTAGLSDPRETVVLHAARTLELLGDKACPAVESMEQARRRYVKPDGSYTNNDHAMFIAWALTNAIDHCKP, via the coding sequence ATGAAGGATCGAGTCCAGACGCGCCGTGGCTTTCTGCGAACGGCCGGCTTGTGCGCCGCAGGAGCGGCACTATCGGGATGCACCCCATCCAAGCGACCCACGTCCGGCATTGCTGAAACGCCCCGAGCGAAACCCAACATTCTCTGGATCACCTGTGAGGACATCAGCCCGTATCTGGGCAGCTACGGCGACCCGCACGCGCGAACGCCGAATCTCGACAGGCTGGCGGACGAAGGCACACGCTATACCCAGGCGTTCGTCACCGCCCCCGTTTGCAGCCCCGTCCGGTCGTGCCTGATCACGGGGGTCTACGCGACCTCGCTGGGCAGCCAGCACCTGCGGTCCACCGTGCCGCCGCCGGCGTCGATCCAGCCGTTCCCGAAGCGGCTGCGCGCCGCCGGCTACTACTGCTCGAACAACGAAAAGGAAGACTACAACTTCAAGGACCCGACGATCTGGGACGAATCCGGCCCGAACGCCCACTGGCGTAACCGCCGGCCGGGCCAGCCCTTCTTCAGCGTCTTCAACTTCGTCTCTACCCACCAGGGCCAGATCAACGGCTCCGATGAGGAGTTCTTCGCCAAGTACCGCTCGAAGCTCGCGCCCGAGGAACGGCACGACCGCGAGACGCTTGTCTTGCCGCCCTACTATCCGGACACGCCGATGGTGCGAAACATCTGGACGCGCTACTACGACCTGATCACGTACATGGACAAACAGGTCGGCGACCTGCTGGCTCAGCTCGACACCGACGGCCTGAGCGACAACACCATCGTGTTCTTCTATTCCGATCACGGGATGGGCCTGCCCCGGTTCAAACGCACGCTATACGATTCGGGATTGCGCGTGCCGCTGATCGTGCGGTTCGGCGCGCGCCACCGGTCGCTGGCGCCTTCGAGGCCGGGCCGCCGAATCGACCGGCTCGTCAGCTCCATCGACCTGCCGCCGACCGTCCTGACCCTGGCCGGGCAGAGCGTGCCGGACCACATGCAGGGCCGTCCCTTCCTCGGGCCACAGGCCGCCCCGCCGCGCGACTACATCTACGGCGCATCCAGCCGGGTCGATGAGGCATACGAAATGTCACGGTGTGTCCGCGACAAGCGGTACAAGTACATCCGCCATTTCATGCCGCACCTGCCCTACATCCAGCCCAGCACATACTGCGACCAGGCCGAGATCACGCAGGAGCTGCGCCGCATCGCGGCTTCCGGCCGATTGACCGGCCCGCAGAAGTCTTGGTGGGAGCCGACCAAGCCGGTTGAGGAGCTGTACGACACACAGGCGGACCCGCACGAGATGAACAATCTGATCGACTCGCCGGACCATCGACGCACGCGCGAGCGCCTGCGCATGGAGCTTCGCGCCTGGATGCTCCGAACGAGGGACGTGGGGCTTTTGCCTGAGGCCCAGATGCACATCCGAGCCGCCGGATCGACCCCGTACGAGATCGCGCGCAAGGGCGGCGCCTATCCGCAGGAACGCATCCTGGCGACGGCCGAACGCGTCGGCATCGGTCCACAGGCCCTGGCCGATTTGCGGGTCGGCCTGGCCGACGACGACAGCGCGGTCCGGTACTGGGCCGCGGTCGGGCTCGATGCGCTGGGCCCCGAAGCAGCGCCGGCGCTCGATGCGCTGGAGAACGTGCTGGCCGATCCGAGCCCGAACGTCCGCTTCACCGCTGCCGGCCTCCTGTGCCGGTTCGGCCGGGGCGAGCGCGCTCTTCCCGTGCTGACGGCGGGACTGAGCGACCCGCGAGAGACGGTCGTCCTGCACGCCGCCCGCACGCTGGAGCTTCTCGGCGACAAGGCCTGTCCGGCCGTCGAGTCGATGGAGCAGGCCCGCCGGCGATACGTGAAACCCGACGGCAGCTACACAAACAACGACCACGCCATGTTCATCGCCTGGGCGCTGACGAATGCGATAGACCACTGCAAACCTTGA
- a CDS encoding sugar porter family MFS transporter, translating into MSQDLDPTAPQGSMRYVFLVSIVAALGGLLFGYDTGVINGAIGPLTAHFELNDVQQGWATGCALLGCALGAAGAGALSDRFGRKKVLILSAVLFLISAIGTAIPKTVTTFIIYRILGGIGVGAASFSSPMYIAEISPARMRGRLVSVNQFAIVSGFLVVYFVNYIIALQGDEMWNVQTGWRWMFGSESLPALLLLVLLFFVPESPRWLTKQGRSDEALGILTRVDGARYAQAELAEITDTLAHESGSLKQLLQPGMKIILVIGIVLAVLQQVTGINVFLYFGTEIFKKMGSETNAALLQTVVVGVVNLTFTVVAIWTVDRLGRRPLMMIGSAGMGVCLFAMGLAAYRQATGLWMLLFILGYIACFALSVGPVTWVILSEIFPTRIRGRAMAIATVCLWIANYVVSQTFPMMDENPWLIATFRRGFPFWLYGAFCIVLFLFVRAFVPETKGRTLEEIERRWLQSARRP; encoded by the coding sequence ATGAGCCAGGACCTCGATCCGACGGCCCCACAGGGCAGCATGCGTTACGTCTTTCTGGTCAGCATCGTCGCCGCGTTGGGCGGGCTGCTCTTCGGCTATGATACGGGGGTGATCAACGGGGCCATCGGGCCGCTGACGGCCCACTTCGAACTCAACGACGTCCAGCAGGGCTGGGCCACCGGCTGCGCGCTGTTGGGCTGCGCGCTCGGGGCGGCCGGGGCCGGCGCGCTGAGCGACCGGTTCGGGCGAAAGAAGGTGCTCATTCTTTCGGCCGTCCTGTTCCTGATCTCGGCCATCGGGACCGCGATCCCCAAGACCGTCACCACGTTCATCATCTATCGCATCCTCGGCGGCATCGGCGTCGGCGCCGCGTCCTTCTCGTCGCCCATGTACATCGCGGAGATCAGCCCGGCGCGGATGCGGGGTCGTCTGGTTTCGGTCAACCAATTCGCCATCGTCTCCGGCTTTCTCGTCGTCTACTTCGTCAACTACATCATCGCCCTGCAAGGCGACGAGATGTGGAACGTGCAGACGGGATGGCGCTGGATGTTCGGGTCTGAATCGCTACCGGCCCTGCTGCTGTTGGTCCTTCTGTTCTTCGTCCCGGAGAGCCCCCGGTGGCTGACCAAGCAGGGCCGATCCGACGAGGCGCTGGGCATCCTGACGCGCGTCGATGGAGCCCGATACGCCCAGGCGGAGCTGGCCGAGATCACCGACACGCTGGCGCACGAGAGCGGCTCGCTCAAACAACTGCTGCAGCCGGGCATGAAGATCATCCTCGTGATCGGGATCGTCCTGGCCGTGCTCCAGCAGGTGACGGGGATCAACGTCTTTCTGTACTTCGGGACCGAGATCTTCAAGAAGATGGGCTCGGAAACGAACGCAGCGCTCTTGCAGACCGTCGTGGTGGGCGTGGTGAACCTGACGTTCACCGTCGTGGCGATCTGGACGGTAGACAGGCTCGGTCGAAGGCCGCTGATGATGATCGGCTCGGCCGGGATGGGCGTCTGCCTTTTCGCGATGGGGCTGGCCGCCTATCGGCAGGCGACCGGGCTCTGGATGCTGCTGTTCATCCTCGGCTACATCGCCTGCTTCGCGCTGAGCGTCGGGCCGGTCACGTGGGTGATCCTCTCGGAGATCTTCCCCACTCGGATTCGCGGCCGGGCCATGGCCATCGCCACGGTCTGCCTCTGGATCGCCAACTACGTCGTCTCGCAGACCTTCCCCATGATGGACGAGAACCCCTGGCTGATCGCCACCTTCCGCCGGGGCTTCCCCTTCTGGCTCTACGGGGCCTTCTGCATCGTACTGTTTCTGTTCGTCCGGGCCTTCGTGCCCGAAACCAAGGGCAGGACGCTGGAGGAGATCGAACGCCGGTGGCTGCAATCGGCTCGCCGCCCGTAG